The DNA region CGGAAGCAAAAGATATAGATTTGGAAAAGCCTTGCAGATATAGTGAATGCTGAAAGAACTTGTTTCTAAAACCCACAAAGGTGCTTTTTTTGTATAAAGTTCGGCTAAAGGTGTGCCGATATTTCCCCCACTTTGTGCCCCAAATTTAGAGAGCAAAAGCGTGAGCATTTCTGTTGTCGTCGTTTTGCCGTTAGTTCCGCTAATCCAAATGGTTTGAGGACAATAAGAGGGTGAAAATAAATCATAAAAATAATCGTACTCGCCAATGGGATTTTTTGACTTCTGAATCAAAAAATGGGTTGGGGGAATGCCAGGACTTAAAATCTCTATTTCAGAATCTTGTGCTTTAAATTCATCAGAGGGCAATAAAAGATTCCCGTATTCATCTGTTGATGGGCTTAAAAACTTATCATCAAAAATGACACATTTTATCCCTTTGTGATTAAGAAATTTGACAATGGGCTTCGTCGTGACACCATAGCCAAAAACTGAAACGTTCTTCATATTGCTTACCTTATTTTGATACTCATCAAAGCAATGATATTACTCAAAATCGCAATGATCCAAAATCTCACGATGATTTTGTTTTCCGCCCAACCCTTGACCTCAAAATGATGGTGGATGGGTGCCATTAAAAAAATTCTTTTTTTGCGGGTTTTGTAACTTCCGATCTGAAGAATGACTGAAAGGGTTTCAATCACAAAAATCGATCCGATCAAAATCAATAAAATTTCGTTATTTGAAACTATCGCCATATAAGCAATAAATCCGCCGATACCAAGACTGCCACTATCCCCCATAAAAACTTGAGCGGGATGGCAGTTGTACCACAAAAATCCAAAAAGAGCACCAATCAATGCAACAGAGACAACAAAAAGTTCGCCAGCATCTACAACGCGAGGCCATAAAAGGTATCTTGAAAATTCAGCATTACCAGCAATATAAACAAATATGGACAAAGATACCAAAGCACAGATGCTTGGCACACTTGCTAATCCATCAAGACCATCCGTAATATTGACTGCATTAGTAGTTGCTAAAAATACCAATGTCCAAAAAGCAATCGCTACACCTGGATAATCCCCCAAATAAAGCAAAGGTTTTTTCATAAAAGGCACATACAGGCTTGAATCAAGTCCGTTTATGCTCAAAGAGCTTGCAACACCTACTGAAACGATAAACAGAAGAATAAATTTTA from Helicobacter sp. 12S02232-10 includes:
- the mraY gene encoding phospho-N-acetylmuramoyl-pentapeptide-transferase; this encodes MLYYLYSVFGINVFQYLTFRAGISFFVAFCLCAFVMPSFIKWAKSKKANQPISTFVPAHQGKANTPTMGGIVFILAGVLASLLSVKLDNAYVVLGLIVLIAFGLIGARDDYMKIAAKKNSGMSARLKFILLFIVSVGVASSLSINGLDSSLYVPFMKKPLLYLGDYPGVAIAFWTLVFLATTNAVNITDGLDGLASVPSICALVSLSIFVYIAGNAEFSRYLLWPRVVDAGELFVVSVALIGALFGFLWYNCHPAQVFMGDSGSLGIGGFIAYMAIVSNNEILLILIGSIFVIETLSVILQIGSYKTRKKRIFLMAPIHHHFEVKGWAENKIIVRFWIIAILSNIIALMSIKIR